The following coding sequences are from one Paracoccus alcaliphilus window:
- a CDS encoding N-acetylmuramoyl-L-alanine amidase, with protein MEDGPSARARLCDPAAEVSAHWLVHEDGRTEALVPESRRAWHAGAGSWQGRDDINSRSIGIEIVNPGNCPFPAPQMTALRDLLRQIMRRWTLGPDAVIGHSDMAPDRKCDPGPRFDWQALARDGLALWPADGPDQPLPLSLDTIGYPAADPETRLAAFRLHYRPWAQGPEAPADRRAAAALAAITKRPAPSLANKYPGGSRASATGQRPT; from the coding sequence ATGGAGGACGGCCCCTCGGCCCGCGCCCGCCTTTGCGATCCGGCAGCCGAGGTCAGCGCCCACTGGCTTGTCCACGAAGACGGCCGCACCGAGGCGCTGGTCCCCGAATCGCGTCGAGCATGGCATGCCGGGGCAGGGTCGTGGCAGGGGCGCGACGACATCAATTCCCGCAGCATCGGGATCGAGATCGTCAATCCCGGCAACTGCCCCTTCCCTGCACCTCAGATGACGGCCCTGCGCGACCTGCTACGCCAGATCATGCGCCGCTGGACCCTCGGTCCCGATGCTGTCATCGGCCATTCCGACATGGCCCCCGACCGCAAATGCGACCCCGGCCCGCGCTTCGACTGGCAGGCGCTTGCCCGCGACGGGCTTGCACTCTGGCCCGCCGACGGCCCCGATCAGCCGCTGCCCCTCAGCCTCGACACGATCGGTTATCCCGCCGCCGATCCCGAAACGCGCCTCGCCGCCTTTCGCCTGCACTACCGCCCCTGGGCGCAAGGCCCCGAAGCCCCGGCCGACCGCCGCGCAGCCGCCGCGCTGGCCGCCATCACCAAACGACCCGCCCCATCTTTGGCGAACAAATATCCCGGGGGGTCGCGCGCCAGCGCGACGGGGCAGCGC
- the gatA gene encoding Asp-tRNA(Asn)/Glu-tRNA(Gln) amidotransferase subunit GatA — protein MSDLNKLTIADARDALAKGDVTSVELTDACLTAIEGAGALNAFVHHTSERARDMARAADQRLKSGDATPMTGIPVGVKDVFCVEGVPGQAASRILQGFTPEYESTVTRNLWDAGAVMLGKLNMDEFAMGSANESSCYGPAVNPWKVDGRQLTPGGSSGGSAAAVAADLCLAATGTDTGGSIRQPAAFTGTVGLKPTYGRVSRWGVIAYASSLDQAGPMTKTVRDAAIMLGAMASVDPQDSTSADHPVPDYESALTGDIRGKRIGIPREYRVDGMPSEIDALWQKGADMLRDAGAEVVEISLPHTKYALPAYYVIAPAEASSNLARYDGVRYGHRAKLGAGDGITEMYEKTRAEGFGPEVQRRVMIGTYVLSAGFYDAYYNRARKVRALIKRDFDQAFADGIDAILAPTTPSAAFALGSLDQSDPVQAYLNDVFTVTLNLAGLPGISVPVGLDSQGLPLGLQLIGRPFEEGDLLNHALVLERAAGFVAKPERWW, from the coding sequence ATGAGCGATCTGAACAAACTGACCATCGCTGATGCCCGCGACGCGCTGGCCAAGGGCGATGTGACCTCGGTCGAGCTGACCGATGCCTGCCTGACAGCCATAGAAGGGGCTGGGGCGCTGAACGCCTTCGTGCATCACACGTCCGAACGTGCCCGCGACATGGCCCGCGCCGCCGATCAGCGGCTGAAATCGGGCGACGCAACCCCGATGACCGGCATCCCGGTCGGGGTAAAGGATGTATTCTGCGTCGAGGGCGTGCCCGGTCAGGCTGCCAGCCGGATCCTGCAAGGGTTTACCCCCGAATATGAATCGACCGTGACCCGGAACCTGTGGGATGCGGGCGCGGTGATGCTGGGCAAGCTGAACATGGATGAGTTCGCCATGGGCTCGGCCAATGAATCCAGTTGCTATGGCCCGGCGGTGAACCCGTGGAAGGTGGACGGGCGTCAACTGACGCCGGGCGGCTCGTCGGGCGGCTCGGCGGCGGCGGTGGCGGCTGATCTGTGCCTTGCGGCGACCGGGACCGATACCGGCGGCTCGATCCGCCAGCCCGCGGCCTTTACCGGCACGGTCGGGCTGAAGCCCACCTATGGCCGCGTGTCGCGCTGGGGCGTGATCGCCTATGCCTCCAGCCTCGATCAGGCCGGGCCGATGACCAAGACGGTGCGCGACGCGGCGATCATGCTGGGTGCGATGGCCTCGGTGGACCCGCAGGATTCGACCAGCGCCGACCATCCGGTGCCGGATTACGAATCCGCGCTGACCGGCGACATTCGCGGCAAGCGCATCGGCATTCCGCGCGAATACCGCGTGGACGGCATGCCGTCCGAGATCGACGCGCTGTGGCAGAAGGGCGCCGACATGCTGCGTGACGCGGGCGCCGAGGTGGTCGAGATCAGCCTGCCGCATACGAAATACGCGCTGCCGGCCTATTACGTCATCGCGCCCGCCGAGGCGTCCTCGAACCTCGCCCGCTATGACGGCGTGCGCTATGGCCACCGTGCGAAACTGGGCGCGGGCGACGGCATCACCGAGATGTATGAAAAGACCCGCGCCGAAGGCTTCGGCCCCGAGGTGCAGCGCCGCGTGATGATCGGCACCTATGTGCTGTCGGCGGGCTTCTATGACGCCTATTACAACCGCGCCCGCAAGGTCCGTGCGCTGATCAAGCGCGACTTCGATCAGGCTTTCGCGGATGGCATCGACGCGATCCTTGCGCCGACCACGCCCTCGGCGGCCTTCGCGCTGGGGTCGCTGGACCAGTCCGATCCGGTGCAGGCCTATCTGAACGACGTCTTTACCGTGACGCTGAACCTTGCCGGTCTGCCGGGGATCTCGGTTCCGGTCGGGCTGGACAGCCAGGGCCTGCCCCTTGGCCTGCAACTGATCGGGCGGCCTTTCGAAGAGGGCGACCTGCTGAATCACGCGCTGGTTCTGGAACGCGCGGCAGGATTTGTAGCCAAGCCGGAACGCTGGTGGTAG
- the gatC gene encoding Asp-tRNA(Asn)/Glu-tRNA(Gln) amidotransferase subunit GatC, translating to MSITEDEARKVAHLSRIAVDDAALPALARELNGILHFMEQLNEVDVEGVEPMTGVTPMRLKRREDVVTTGSMPDRILSNAPDAREGFFAVPKVME from the coding sequence ATGTCGATCACCGAAGACGAGGCCCGCAAGGTCGCACATCTGTCGCGCATCGCGGTCGATGACGCCGCGCTGCCCGCCTTGGCGCGGGAACTGAACGGCATCCTGCATTTCATGGAGCAGCTGAACGAGGTCGATGTCGAAGGGGTCGAGCCGATGACCGGCGTCACCCCGATGCGGCTGAAACGGCGCGAGGATGTCGTGACCACGGGCAGCATGCCCGACAGGATCCTGTCGAACGCCCCCGACGCGCGCGAGGGGTTTTTTGCCGTGCCGAAGGTGATGGAATGA
- a CDS encoding AEC family transporter — protein sequence MHAALTILPVILLIVAGHLARRWNIIAPDNWPGVEQLGFRLLFPAILLTSVYRAELSPGVLAPYLGVLLLTFAVTGIAALLMRRPLRLTNPRLTSHFQGALRFNSLLILAVAAQGLGQSAVSDLAVALAILIPLFNIAAIIALTLCPPENPDMPRIARAQALRRITAEILRNPLVLGCALGLALNLSGVELPPWVLSPLDWLGQGALAVGLLTVGAGIQLRRLINRDPALWVSVGMRLVFCPLLFLALAFVAGLPGGQIASGLLATAAPGASVGYILARQMGGDAEFFADIFTWQTILAAISLPLWLSVGSALAG from the coding sequence GTGCATGCCGCCCTGACGATCCTGCCCGTCATCCTTCTGATCGTCGCGGGTCATCTGGCCAGACGCTGGAACATCATCGCGCCGGACAACTGGCCGGGGGTCGAGCAACTGGGCTTTCGCCTGTTGTTCCCGGCGATCCTGCTGACCTCGGTCTATCGGGCGGAACTGTCGCCCGGCGTGCTGGCCCCCTATCTGGGCGTGTTGCTGCTGACCTTCGCCGTCACCGGCATCGCCGCGCTGCTGATGCGCCGCCCGCTGAGGCTGACCAACCCGCGGCTGACATCGCATTTCCAAGGGGCGTTGCGTTTCAATTCGCTGCTGATTCTGGCCGTCGCGGCGCAGGGGCTGGGCCAGTCGGCGGTCAGCGATCTGGCGGTGGCGCTGGCGATCCTGATTCCGCTGTTCAATATCGCCGCCATCATCGCCCTGACGCTGTGCCCGCCGGAAAACCCGGATATGCCGCGTATCGCAAGGGCACAGGCGCTGCGCCGAATCACCGCCGAGATCCTGCGCAATCCGCTGGTGCTGGGCTGCGCGCTGGGGCTGGCGCTGAACCTGTCGGGGGTCGAGCTGCCGCCCTGGGTACTGTCGCCACTGGACTGGCTGGGTCAAGGCGCGCTGGCCGTCGGGCTGCTGACCGTCGGCGCGGGCATCCAGTTGCGGCGGCTGATCAACCGTGACCCGGCGCTGTGGGTATCGGTGGGCATGCGACTGGTTTTCTGCCCGCTGCTGTTTCTGGCTCTGGCCTTTGTCGCTGGCCTGCCCGGAGGCCAGATCGCCTCGGGCCTGCTGGCCACCGCCGCACCGGGCGCCTCGGTCGGCTATATCCTCGCACGCCAGATGGGCGGAGACGCCGAGTTCTTTGCCGACATCTTCACATGGCAAACGATTCTGGCGGCGATCAGCCTGCCGCTGTGGCTGTCTGTCGGCAGCGCGCTGGC